The sequence below is a genomic window from Paenibacillus silvisoli.
AGAACAGCATGACCTTTAACGGGGGTCCGCCGGCCTCTAGTCCTTGAGGTGAGGGGGTGAAATAACGTTGTTTTGCCGCGGATTTCTTTCTGCGCTTATGCGTCCCGGATTTATTCTTAGCCGCCGGTTTTCCGCTCATTGCTCTCCCCCCGATCCCGACTAGCCGCGAGAAGCTTCCTCAACGCTTCCGCATCGGGCATTCGGTATCCGAATGGTAACGACGCGATTATTTTTTTCCAAACTCTCCGTTCAACGTCAATCTCCTTCTGTGTTCGAGGCTTATGAAACATTTTGGCATATACATGGCCGGCATCTTTATGCGGCATTTTGAAAGCCGTTGCGCGTTTAGGGGCAGGCTTGGTCAGCAAGCGGGTCGTTGATGATCGTTTAACGGAAGCGCTTGTTTTTGTGCGCATGCTTATATCCCCCCAATCCGTTCCCGTTTTCGAATCAGCGCCAGCTCGTATACCGCATCCATCCTGGACATCATGGTATCCAGCGACCATCTTTCGTTTCCGGCGTGCTTGGCCTGCGAAGAGAGATGATGGCGCAGCTGATCGTCGCTCAAGAGCGAACGTAAATAATGATAAAGCTGCTCGTCGTCGCCTACCGGAAATACCAGCCCCGTTTCTCCGTGAGCGACCATTTCGGGCATGCCTCCCGCATTGGATACAACGACTGCTTTCCCGGCCACTTGCGCCTCCATGACCGCGTAGGGATGATTATCCTGCAAGCTGGGAAGGACGAAAATGTCGGATTGGCGGAGCAATGCCGGTACATCTCTGCGCGTCCCCAGGAACGCGATGTTCTGCTCGATTCCATGCAGCTTCACAAGCTCCCGCAGATTGAATTCGAGTCCGCCGCTGCCAACCAGCCAGCATACCCAGTCGTCTCTCTCCCGCCTTAACTTGGCGAGCGCCCGGATGAGATATTTATGGCCTTTGATCACATCAAAGCGTGCCGGACAGATGATAATCTTCTTCCCCGAAGCGGAACGAATCTCGCTTTCGCCATGCAGCTGGTCCGTAAATCCTTTAATATCGATTCCGTTAGGAACGACATTCAGTTTATCCGCGGGTACGGCAAAGTCGTCAACCAGCATCTGTTTCATCCATTGCGTCGGCAACGTAGCGGCATCCGCGCAATTCAACCCAAGCTGTTCGCGCATGACCGCATACTGCCATAACCGCTCCCGGCGTTCAGGGTTTTCCAGATGCCCTTCTCTGAGCAAGGAAATAAACCATTCGCCTGCCAGATGCCCATGGATGGTTGTAACCAGCGCGGTCAGCGGCCTCTTAATCCGCGACAAAGCCCGGGCGGAGATGACATCCTGCGCGTGGATGAGGTCATAGGAATCCACGCCTAAATAAGCCGCCCCCATCTCATAACAATACTGCTCGATCTCTGCATCCTGAATGATTGGCTCCAAGCCGGGCAGATTCTTCTTGAAATAGGTCTTCACGTTCGATTCCACTAACGAATAAACTGCTTTTCTCGGTAAATGCCGGCGTTTGTTCAGAATGGAATACCCGCTGCCATCAGGGAACCGGCACAGAATATCCACCTTGTGGCCGCGTTGTTCAAGCCCCAGCTTCAGCTGCCGGATATAGAGATCCACTCCTCCAACATGAGGCAGACCCCAGAAGGTGGCCAGGAGTATTTTCATGGATTTCGTTTCTTCCTTTCCGGTACGGATTCTCTATAGTCCCATCTGATTGCAAAGGTGCTTAAGGTCAGGGATCGATACGAAAATATTGTCGAGACCCGCCCAGTACCAGGGAATCCCTTCATAACTCGGAGGCCGGGAGCCGATTCCCGTATAGGAAGTATGCTGCAGCCCTCCATAATCACAAATTCGCTTAATATCATGGACGATAAAATTAGGCGAGAAAAATTCAAGCACCTTGGTCTGGGAGCTGCAAAAGGTCAAATTCGTCAACGCGCTTCCGGTGGGCGAAATCACATAGGCAGCTTCCGAGTACAGCTTGATTTGCTCTTTAACCGGCAAGTGCTCCGGATAGACGATCTCAAACCCATACGATTGCAAAACGCGGATGACTTCCTCCTCATTCGTCAATGTTCTGCCGATCGAGTGCCCGCGGCTTATATACAATCTTCTTGATGGCCTTGGCTCTTGCGAAAGAAACTCGCTCCTTAAAAAATGATAGGCCCATTTCTGACCGAATCCGATCGAGGGCACGATCAGCCGTTCGGCCTCAATATGATAGTCCTTATTGCTATAGAGCAAACGATCGGCCGTGATACCGAGCATCGCCAGCGTTTCATACTGAAAGGGCTGTAAATCTTGACTCACGATGTATTTGTCTACATGTATCCTGCTGCAGGAAAGCAGATAGATGCGAGGCAGAACGTCATACATCCAATGATAGTAATTGGAGGAGCCGATTTTCGTAAGGACGGCAATACTGCCGGGCACGGACGTGATCGGCGGTAATTGCTGATTCAGAAAAATCGGATGTTTGTGAGGATCATTGCTCCAATCATACGAGACTTCCCAAATCAATACATTATTTGGGGAAATCACGTTCCCGTTATCGCCGTACACTCTGCCTCGGGGAATCGTAGCTACGAAGACCGGAAACTGGGCATTCACGGCGACCTCGCCGTATACATCCGATAACGGATAGCCCGAGCTGACGGCCCAATCTTTCATCCAAAAATAATAATCCGTTGGTCGGTTACTCAAACGGAATCCCCCCTCTCGGATTGGGTTGCATCCAGCTCCAAGCGAAGTCATAGCGGGATTTATAGCCGCTATTGGAAACATGATAGGCTCCATACCGCTCCGTCAAGATGATCCGGCTGATGCACTCCGCTAAGTCATGCGAATAGGCAGGGGAGGTGCGCACAATGAAATGCCGGGGGCAAACTGCCTGAACGAACTGCTCCCCTAGCAGCTTCGATTGGCCATAGATATGGTGAGAATTGACCCGATTCGTTTTGCCGTCTGACTCCCCTTTGGTACCGTCAAACCGATAATCCGTAGTGACAAGCACGAGTTTGGCACCGGTTGCTTCCGCTGCAAACGCCAAATGGCTGACTCCGAGCGCATTACGCCGGTAAGCCTCCTCTGCCTGATCCGCTTTGGAGTAGGCCGCCGCATGGATAATAACGTCCGGCTTCGCTTCGCCAACCGTCTTCTGCACGGCTCGCAGGTCGCAAATGTCCAGCTTCTTCCGGTTCAAAGCCACGCACGTATGTGTTGGCCGGAGAACACGGAGCAGATCTCGTCCGAGCTGCCCGCCGGCACCCGTAATGAAGATGTTCAAGAGTCCCACCTCCTCTTGGAATCTATTCCGTCATGTCTTCCCATTCCCTGACAGCCGTAGTCCCGCATCCAGCAGCGACTGCTGCGTTCCGGCGTCGGTCCACCAGCCCGACAGAAGCCGGTATCCCAGCCGTCCTTGGCTGGCGTAAACGTTATTCACGTCCGTGATCTCCAGCTCGCCTCGAGCAGATGGCTTCACGCTGCGAATGATGTCAAAAACATCCGATTCATATAGATACATGCCTGTCACGGCATACGCGGAAGAAGGCAGTTCGGGCTTCTCATGAATGCGGGAGATCAGGCCGTTCTGCAATTCGGGCACACCGTACCTCCTTGGATCCGCTACCTCTTTCAAGAATACCTCTGCACCTCGTTCGCCTGCTTCAAAGTCTTTCACGAAGGTTTTCAGCGAATCCTCGAACAGATTGTCGCCGAGCAGGACCAACAGCTTCTCACCCGGTCTGACGAACGAATCCGCAAGCCCGAGCGCTTGAGCGATGCCTCCTGCCTCCTCCTGAATCTTATAGGTGACTCGAACATTCCAAGGTGCCCCGCTCCCGATATAATCGACGTAAAGACCTGCGGAGGGCTTGCCGATAACCAGCAAAATATCATGGATGCCCGCATCAGCCATTTTATCCAGCGCATAGTGAATCATGGGATAATTGCCAACGGGCAATAGATGCTTATTGACGATGCTCGTCATCGGCCGCAGCCGGGAGCCGGTTCCGCCAGCCAAGATGATGCCTTTCATTGCGTGACTCCTTTCTCTCTCGTTATACAAACTCTGATAGATGCCATGCTGCTATGATATGCATCCCCATCGGATGTCTAGTGGACGATTACCTTCAACGTTCAAAATTGGCGGATGCCCGGACGGAAACGCGCGAAAAAAACGGCTGCCGTTCGGCAGCCATTTCATCAAATCGGGAGTTAGGTTCCACCATCGATTCCGATATCGTCATACAGCTCAACGATATATTGAAGACCTGCAGGGTTAATCGTACTGCCGTTCGGCGAATAGTTTACCGCTTCGAAGGAAACGACGAAGAAGTAGTCGGTTAGAAGTGGAATTGTAGTTGGAAGTATAGTCGTGTACGTTTCGGAGAATTTAGAAACGGTTTGCCAAGGAAACGGAGCGGTATTCGTTTGACCGGCATCGCTCAATGATCCGTTAATGGTACCGCTCACGACACTATTCACGAGTGTTATCGTTATAATGCCTAATGCGTCGAGAAAAAAGATCTCGTCAATATACAGGGCAGCGGCGTTATCGCAAAATACTTCAGCAGTCGCTAGATGGTTTAGAGCCAAGTTGGGTATCAAAGACCCTCCTATTTCGTGCACTTGAGCAAAAAATAAAGTACCGGGAGCATTTGGCGGCGCATCGGGCGGCTGTTCAACGCTCCAGACATAAGAAGGGTTCGTTGCGTTTACGGCAGGATAGTACTTTAGCTCGGGCCATGTCGGATATTGTCTGGAGAAGCTTTCGACCGTGTTTCTAGTTGCGGTTGCGATTCCGGTAATCGCTCCGATCATCGCGTCTGATCTGCTTGTCGTCGAGTACCAGGTTGAAGCGGAATTGCTTACCAATGTCGCTAGTTTGTTAATCGGCAATCTCATCACTCATTTCATGTTAAATGTAATCCTGAAAATCATAGTTTACCATTGATTTCCAATGATTCATTTTCATAGTATTCTCTTCGCCTTTGAGTGCTTGGACACTTGCGGAACTTTCGGATTTGAAGCGGAGTTAATCTACTACAGGCGACCTTTGCCCAATCCATTTACTAGTTTAATGAGTAAAGTAAATCATCTAAATGGAGAGTTGCTAGAGAAGAGGGATCACATATGGCGTCCGGACTCACCGTCATTTGTCATTATTATAACGAGAGTTACATGCTGAGGTGGTGGCTCAAGCACCACTACTCGCTGTTTGATTACGGCGTAATGATCGACTATGGATCTACGGACCGGTCCAATGACCTCATTCGCACGCTCGCTCCCATTTGGGAAATACGCAAGTCGCGAAACAAAGAGTTTGATCTTATCGGCTGCGATCAGGAAGTGATGGACATTGAACGCGCATTCCGGGGCTGGAAAATGGTATTGAATACGACTGAATTTCTTTGTGTCCGAGATAAAACCGCGTTCGTAAAGCAGTTGAATCTTAAAGGTCCCAACATGTATAGAACGACCGGGATTACAATGCTGGACCCGCTTGAGAAATGCTATCCGGATCCCGACGCGAACGTCCCTCTGGTCAAGCAAAGACATCATGGCATTATCCAAATGGACACGTTCCATCGAGATCGCTTCATCCATAAGTATCGAGACGGCGCTTACGAGATTGGGAGGCATCGTTCGGCTCATACAAACGGACAAGACATCTACTTGAAGGATGCCTACACCTTGCACTTTCAATTTAGCCCCTGGAATGAAGAGATGATCAAACGAAAGCTGTTCATTCAAACAAGGATCCCTCAGAAATACAAGGATAACGGCTTAGGCTGGCAGCATTATGTAGACAGGCGCAGGTTGGAAGAAATGTATCGCGAACGGGCGGTGCATACAACGGATTTACGCAAGGATTTAACTTGCGGCTGGATTTTTAATTGAAGTAAGGAGGCGATTCGTTATGCTTAAAGTCAGCTGTATCTTAACCAGCTATAATCGTCCCGTCATGATCAGCGATGCCATATCGAGCGTATTGAATCAGTCGTATCCGCATTGGGAGCTGTTTATCGTAGATGATCATTCCAACCAAGAAACGCAAGACGTGCTTCACGCGTTTGCGTGCATGGATGCCAGAATTCACATCATCCAATCAGGCGTTAGCGAAGCAGACAGACGGAAGACGACGCGCTATGCGACATGCATTAATATGGCCATCCCCCGATTAACGGGAGATTTAGTGACTTACCTTACGGATGACGATATTTACTATCCGGAACGTTTCGAAAAGATGGTCGAGGTGTTTGAAGCGAACGAACACATTCATATTGTTTATGGCAAGCAATGCTTTGCCGTTATGGTCGAGGATGGCCAGATTCACAGAAGCGGGATTAGACCTCTGGTTGGCATAACAAGAGATCCCGTTTTGAACATTGACCATAATTCCATTATGCACCGAAAATCATGCTTCCGGCTTGTTCACCGTTGGAATGACGACCCTGCGATTTGGGCATGGGCTGACGCCGTATTTTTTGAGCAATTAGCCGCTCATTGGGACTTTCATCCGGTAGATTATGTGACGGACGAGCATCGTCATCATCCCAATTCCATTCAGGCCAAACACAACCGGCAAGAAAAGGTGTATGTAGGAATAACGGAAAATGCGTTAAACAACTCTAACAACAGGGTTCGCTTTGACGATCTTCTGGAACGGTTGTTTCGCAAGAAGCAATAAACTATTAAGCCCCTCTCTATGGCTTGGCCCATTCTCTAGTAAATGGGCATGCAACGATATCATTTGATAGTTTCGCTTCATAAATATGTATAAGTTCTACAGAAAGGGGTTGATTTCATATGGCAGCAGATTCAAGAGGCAGCAATGGTTCCCACGGCACTCAAGGCACGCAGGGCTCCCGCGGCTCGCAAGGC
It includes:
- a CDS encoding glycosyltransferase family 4 protein; this translates as MKILLATFWGLPHVGGVDLYIRQLKLGLEQRGHKVDILCRFPDGSGYSILNKRRHLPRKAVYSLVESNVKTYFKKNLPGLEPIIQDAEIEQYCYEMGAAYLGVDSYDLIHAQDVISARALSRIKRPLTALVTTIHGHLAGEWFISLLREGHLENPERRERLWQYAVMREQLGLNCADAATLPTQWMKQMLVDDFAVPADKLNVVPNGIDIKGFTDQLHGESEIRSASGKKIIICPARFDVIKGHKYLIRALAKLRRERDDWVCWLVGSGGLEFNLRELVKLHGIEQNIAFLGTRRDVPALLRQSDIFVLPSLQDNHPYAVMEAQVAGKAVVVSNAGGMPEMVAHGETGLVFPVGDDEQLYHYLRSLLSDDQLRHHLSSQAKHAGNERWSLDTMMSRMDAVYELALIRKRERIGGI
- a CDS encoding glycosyltransferase family 61 protein, which gives rise to MSNRPTDYYFWMKDWAVSSGYPLSDVYGEVAVNAQFPVFVATIPRGRVYGDNGNVISPNNVLIWEVSYDWSNDPHKHPIFLNQQLPPITSVPGSIAVLTKIGSSNYYHWMYDVLPRIYLLSCSRIHVDKYIVSQDLQPFQYETLAMLGITADRLLYSNKDYHIEAERLIVPSIGFGQKWAYHFLRSEFLSQEPRPSRRLYISRGHSIGRTLTNEEEVIRVLQSYGFEIVYPEHLPVKEQIKLYSEAAYVISPTGSALTNLTFCSSQTKVLEFFSPNFIVHDIKRICDYGGLQHTSYTGIGSRPPSYEGIPWYWAGLDNIFVSIPDLKHLCNQMGL
- a CDS encoding SDR family oxidoreductase, coding for MNIFITGAGGQLGRDLLRVLRPTHTCVALNRKKLDICDLRAVQKTVGEAKPDVIIHAAAYSKADQAEEAYRRNALGVSHLAFAAEATGAKLVLVTTDYRFDGTKGESDGKTNRVNSHHIYGQSKLLGEQFVQAVCPRHFIVRTSPAYSHDLAECISRIILTERYGAYHVSNSGYKSRYDFAWSWMQPNPRGGIPFE
- a CDS encoding sugar phosphate nucleotidyltransferase: MKGIILAGGTGSRLRPMTSIVNKHLLPVGNYPMIHYALDKMADAGIHDILLVIGKPSAGLYVDYIGSGAPWNVRVTYKIQEEAGGIAQALGLADSFVRPGEKLLVLLGDNLFEDSLKTFVKDFEAGERGAEVFLKEVADPRRYGVPELQNGLISRIHEKPELPSSAYAVTGMYLYESDVFDIIRSVKPSARGELEITDVNNVYASQGRLGYRLLSGWWTDAGTQQSLLDAGLRLSGNGKT
- a CDS encoding glycosyltransferase family protein — its product is MASGLTVICHYYNESYMLRWWLKHHYSLFDYGVMIDYGSTDRSNDLIRTLAPIWEIRKSRNKEFDLIGCDQEVMDIERAFRGWKMVLNTTEFLCVRDKTAFVKQLNLKGPNMYRTTGITMLDPLEKCYPDPDANVPLVKQRHHGIIQMDTFHRDRFIHKYRDGAYEIGRHRSAHTNGQDIYLKDAYTLHFQFSPWNEEMIKRKLFIQTRIPQKYKDNGLGWQHYVDRRRLEEMYRERAVHTTDLRKDLTCGWIFN
- a CDS encoding glycosyltransferase family 2 protein, producing the protein MLKVSCILTSYNRPVMISDAISSVLNQSYPHWELFIVDDHSNQETQDVLHAFACMDARIHIIQSGVSEADRRKTTRYATCINMAIPRLTGDLVTYLTDDDIYYPERFEKMVEVFEANEHIHIVYGKQCFAVMVEDGQIHRSGIRPLVGITRDPVLNIDHNSIMHRKSCFRLVHRWNDDPAIWAWADAVFFEQLAAHWDFHPVDYVTDEHRHHPNSIQAKHNRQEKVYVGITENALNNSNNRVRFDDLLERLFRKKQ